The following coding sequences lie in one Lolium perenne isolate Kyuss_39 chromosome 2, Kyuss_2.0, whole genome shotgun sequence genomic window:
- the LOC127336606 gene encoding uncharacterized protein, whose translation MGELASTSPPPPATMATAVLQVVFVDGERTVDLGTVTVQPSLGVRKLQAVVADRVGVSPHQISASLARPRRPRRAPLDDGADLAAAVAREGPGCYVLAALRRSRRDRRGGRSRRDRKAGAGILSPSQQPPLLVPSAEMTILKRLPPTDLASLASSPPPPAAFGGWDYDYDAQLRELQRQREWYLLSTAATDPYHLPAPLEDPFWYGSTTPRSSPCPDCEAAAAAMRAPAFHWCVRDAVTVAFRSPVGPIERPKKTPSTSPSPSPTPSPPPPRALSPAYSFAAGLMPVCY comes from the coding sequence ATGGGCGAGCTGGCCTCGACCTCGCCGCCCCCGCCGGCGACCATGGCGACGGCGGTGCTGCAGGTGGTGTTCGTGGACGGCGAGCGGACCGTGGACCTGGGCACGGTGACGGTGCAGCCGTCCCTGGGCGTGCGCAAGCTGCAGGCCGTGGTGGCGGACCGCGTCGGCGTCTCCCCGCACCAGATCTCGGCCTCCCTCGCGCggccgcgccgcccgcgccgcgcgCCGCTCGACGACGGCGCAgacctcgccgccgccgtcgcgcgcGAGGGGCCCGGCTGCTACGTGCTCGCCGCGCTCCGCCGCTCCCGCCGCGACCGCCGCGGGGGCCGCTCCCGCCGCGACCGCAAGGCCGGCGCCGGGATCCTCTCCCCATCACAGCAGCCGCCGCTGCTCGTCCCCTCGGCGGAGATGACCATCCTCAAGCGCCTCCCGCCCACGGATCTGGCCTCCCTCGCCTCGTCGCCGCCCCCGCCGGCGGCCTTCGGCGGCTGGGACTACGACTACGACGCGCAGCTGCGGGAGCTGCAGCGGCAGCGCGAGTGGTACCTGCTCAGCACCGCCGCCACCGACCCCTACCACCTCCCGGCGCCGCTCGAGGACCCGTTCTGGTACGGGTCGACGACCCCGCGCTCGTCGCCGTGCCCGGActgcgaggcggcggcggcggccatgcgAGCGCCGGCGTTCCACTGGTGCGTGCGCGACGCCGTCACCGTCGCCTTCCGCTCGCCCGTCGGCCCCATCGAGCGGCCCAAGAAGACGCCCTCTACCTCGCCGTCGCCCTCCCCGACgccttccccgccgccgccgcgggcccTCAGCCCCGCCTACTCGTTCGCCGCCGGCCTGATGCCCGTCTGCTACTAG